The Agrobacterium vitis genome has a segment encoding these proteins:
- a CDS encoding creatininase family protein, which translates to MPHPEPHFECNDPALSPAERANWIAVLPLGAHEQHGPHLPFETDTIIAQGVVDQLISALPDTLPVTFLPVEPVGYSVEHMDVFGTRTLTFNEAVERWLGIAETLSGQGIRKLMMLNAHGGNSPLMTVVATEARVRFNMLAVATSWTRFGQPEGLIRPQDKAIDIHGGDIETSVMLALRPDLVAMDKAQNFLSRQSEFAARFTHLRAYGPHAFGWKMADLNPLGVAGNASVATTEKGENLLSHAVHGLVELLSDIHDFDIEKAFELPPHSSYMG; encoded by the coding sequence ATGCCCCATCCAGAACCGCATTTCGAGTGCAACGATCCGGCTCTTTCGCCCGCCGAAAGGGCCAACTGGATTGCCGTCCTGCCGCTCGGCGCCCATGAGCAGCATGGCCCGCATCTGCCTTTCGAGACCGACACGATCATTGCGCAGGGGGTTGTGGACCAGCTGATCTCAGCCCTGCCCGACACACTGCCCGTCACCTTTCTGCCCGTCGAGCCGGTCGGCTATTCCGTCGAGCATATGGATGTATTCGGCACGCGCACGCTTACCTTTAACGAGGCCGTGGAGCGCTGGCTCGGCATCGCCGAAACCCTGAGCGGCCAGGGCATTCGCAAGCTGATGATGCTCAACGCCCATGGCGGCAATTCGCCCTTGATGACCGTGGTCGCCACTGAGGCGCGGGTCCGGTTCAATATGCTGGCCGTGGCCACCAGCTGGACGCGCTTCGGCCAACCGGAAGGACTGATCCGGCCGCAAGACAAGGCCATCGACATTCATGGCGGCGACATCGAAACCTCGGTCATGCTGGCATTGCGTCCGGACCTGGTGGCGATGGACAAGGCTCAGAATTTCTTGTCCCGGCAAAGCGAGTTTGCTGCCCGCTTCACCCATTTGCGCGCCTATGGCCCGCATGCCTTCGGCTGGAAAATGGCGGACCTCAATCCGCTGGGCGTCGCCGGAAATGCCAGCGTGGCAACGACAGAAAAAGGCGAAAACCTGCTTTCCCATGCCGTTCACGGACTTGTGGAGCTCCTGTCGGATATCCATGACTTTGATATCGAGAAAGCCTTTGAACTGCCACCCCACTCGTCCTATATGGGGTAA
- a CDS encoding MarR family winged helix-turn-helix transcriptional regulator, translating to MAKKDKTEKKKKSGKSKDEGKQAKLGVSGELGMAITQASRSFRTVQTRLLTGSGLYSGQEGVVLLLAEEEGLTPGLLAQRLGVKAPTMTRTIGRMEAQGFVERRGSDADGRQTKVFLTEIGWATVEKIADANVAVERHATRGFSSKQVKVLMKLLAAVDANLLAPADAQRPDLADEPLAD from the coding sequence ATGGCTAAAAAAGACAAGACCGAGAAAAAGAAGAAATCCGGCAAGTCGAAAGACGAGGGGAAGCAGGCGAAACTTGGCGTGAGTGGCGAGCTGGGCATGGCAATCACCCAGGCGTCACGCAGTTTTCGCACGGTGCAGACGCGGCTTTTGACCGGCAGCGGGCTTTATTCCGGTCAGGAGGGTGTGGTGCTGCTGCTGGCCGAAGAGGAAGGGCTGACGCCCGGTCTTTTGGCGCAACGCCTGGGAGTCAAAGCGCCGACCATGACCCGCACCATCGGGCGCATGGAGGCGCAGGGCTTTGTCGAACGGCGCGGCTCGGATGCCGATGGCCGCCAGACGAAAGTGTTCCTGACAGAAATAGGATGGGCTACGGTGGAAAAGATCGCCGATGCCAATGTTGCGGTGGAGCGCCACGCTACCCGTGGCTTTAGCAGCAAGCAGGTGAAAGTGTTGATGAAACTGCTTGCCGCCGTCGATGCCAATCTGCTGGCGCCTGCCGACGCACAACGGCCCGACCTGGCCGACGAACCCCTGGCTGACTGA